GGCAACGCCACCTTCGAAACCCGGGTACCTGAGTGGGCTGCCTGGCATGCCGGCCACCTAGGGCACAGCCGCCTGGTGGCCCTGGGGCCCGGCGGCCAAGTGCTGGGGTGGGCAGCTCTCAGCCCCGTTTCGGGCCGCTGCGTGTACGGGGGCGTAGCCGAAGTAAGCATCTACATTGCGCCGGATGCCCGGGGCCAGGGCGTGGGGCTGCACCTGCTGCAAGCGTTGGTGCAGGCGGCGGAGGCCAACGGAATCTGGACGCTGCAGGCCGGCATTTTGCAGGAAAACGCCGCCAGCCTGGCCCTGCACGCCAAGGCGGGCTTCCGCACCATCGGCTTTCGGGAGCGGATCGGGCAGCTGCATGGGGTGTGGCGCAACGTGGTGCTGCTCGAGCGGCGCAGCTCAACCGTGGGCACCGAAAGTTCGGCCGCCGAACCGCCGGCGGC
The sequence above is drawn from the Hymenobacter sp. YIM 151858-1 genome and encodes:
- a CDS encoding GNAT family N-acetyltransferase, whose product is MLLQPLTEHHWPAVQAIYAAGIATGNATFETRVPEWAAWHAGHLGHSRLVALGPGGQVLGWAALSPVSGRCVYGGVAEVSIYIAPDARGQGVGLHLLQALVQAAEANGIWTLQAGILQENAASLALHAKAGFRTIGFRERIGQLHGVWRNVVLLERRSSTVGTESSAAEPPAAVVSA